The genomic stretch CCACAGCGCGCGGCCGCGGAACACCTCCGGCCAGCGCTGCAGCAGCTCGACGTTGTCCACCGTCACCGTGACGCCGCGCGCCAGCGCCGCCTGGTATTCGGCGATGGGCGCGAAGCTGGGGGTGAACAGCACGCGCTGCGGATCGAAACCGGGCAGTGCTTCAAACACGCGCTCGATCTCGCCCAGCGACACGCATTCCAGCCCGAACCCCTCGTCCGCCAGCGTGCGCAGGATCTCCGGGTGCGGGTTGGCCTTGACCGCGAAATAGCGCCGGTCCACCGCCGCGATCGCCTTCAGCTGGGCGGCGCGGGCGCGCACCGTGGGCAGGTGGTAGGCGTAACGCGGCGTACCGGCCTGCGCCAGCTGCAGCAGGGCGTCGCGTTCGGCCGGGGCCTGCCACCACGGCGCAGGGCGCGGGCGGAACGTGCCCTCGATCTCGCGCCAGCGCGGGCCGAACACGGCCTCCTCGTGCACCGGCATCGCGCCTGCATCGATCAGCGCCGCGTGCAGCTTGGGCAGCATGCCGTCGGCGGCGGCCTCGTCCACCACGAAGGTCAGGTTGAGGTCGTTTGACGACTGCGAGATCAGGTGCACGTTCTCGCGCCCGAACATCGCCCACACGTCCTGCAGCTTGTGCAGCAGCGAACGCATGCCGCGCCCGACCAGGGTGATGGCGGCGCAGGGCACGATGATCTTGACCCGGCAGATCGCCGACAGGTCGGCCGACAGCGCGGCGAGCACGTCGGTATTGACCAGGTTCTCGGACGGATCCAGCGACACGGTGACGTTGGTTTCCGCCGAACCGATCAGGTCCACCGACAGCCCGTGCTGCTTGAACAGCGCGAACACGTCGGCGAGGAAGCCGACCTGCTGCCACATGCCGATGCCTTCCATCGACACCAGCACGATGCCGTTGCGGCGGCTGATCGCCTTCACCCCCGGCACCGCCGCGGCGGCGTCGTCGATGCTGGTGCCGGGCAGTTCGGGGCGCTCGGTATCGAGGATGGCCATCGGCACGCCGGCGTTGCGGCAGGGCCGCAGCGAGCGCGGGTGCAGCACCTTGGCGCCGGTGGTGGCGATCTCCTGCGCTTCGTAATAGTCCAGCCGGGTCAGCAGGCGCGCGTCCGGCACCTCGCGCGGATTGGCGCTGAACATGCCGGGCACGTCGGTCCAGATCTCCACCCGGCGGGCGCCGAGCAGCGCGCCGAAATAGGCGGCCGAGGTATCCGAACCGCCGCGCCCGAGGATCGCGGTGCCGCCGTCCTGGTGGCGGGAGATGAAGCCCTGGGTGATCAGCAGGCGGGTGGGCTGCGAGGCGAAATGCACGCGCCAGTCGGCGCTGCCCTGCCAGCGGCAGTTCACCGACAGCCGCTGCGACCATGCGCTCTGGTTGGGCTGCGGCGGCAGCGCATCGAGCCAGTCGCGCGCATCCATCCAGCCGATGTCCAGACCCTGCGCGCGCAGGTAGGCCGCACCGATGGTGGACGAGAGCAACTCGCCCTGCCCCAGCACCTCGGCCTGCCAGTCCAGGGTGCGCGCGGGCGCGCGCGGATCGGCCAGCAGGGCGTGCAGCGCGGCCAGCCGTTCGCCCAGCACCGCGCCTGCATCGAGGTCCAGACCGGCGACGAACTCGCGGTGGCGCGCGTCGAGTTTGGCGATGCGTTCCGCGCTGTCCGCGGCGCCATCGGCAATCGCGGTCAGTTCGTTGGTGACGCCGGACAGTGCCGACACCACCACCAGCACCCGCGCGTCGAAGTCGCGCGCGCGCGCCGCCGCCAGCTTCCCGATATTGTCCCAGCGCGTGCGTTTCGAGACCGAGGTGCCCCCGAACTTGAGGACAAGCCAGCAGTCGTTGGACGCGGGAAAGGAAGGGGACATGGGTCCTGGTCGGGAAATTGGGGGAAAGATGCCGCTCGCGCGGGCCTGCGGCATTCTAGCGGCCTCTTCCGCCACCTTGACGCATCGCAACATGGCACGTCGTTATATGCAGCTGGACGTTTTCGCCGCCCGCCCCGGCCAGGGCAATCCGCTGGGCGTGGTGCTGGACGCGCAGGACCTGGACGGTACGTCGATGCAAGCGCTGGCCGCCTGGCTGAACCTGTCGGAGACGGTGTTCTTCCTGCCGCCCGATAGCGGCGCCGACTACCGCATCCGCATCTTCACCCCCGGCAGCGAACTGCCGTTCGCCGGCCACCCCAGCGTGGGCGCGGCGTGGGCGGCGGCGCAGCTGGGCTTGGCGCAGCCACGCGCGGGCGCGCTGGTGCAGCAGTGCGGCGCCGGGCTGCTCCCGGTGCGGATCGAAGCGGAAGGCGCGCGCCTGCTGCCGTCCGTGCGCAGTCCGCGTGCGCGCGAGCTGGCGCGTCACGAAGGACCACTGCCGGCCGGGCTGGAGGCGCTGGCCGCTCCGGGCATCGCCGCCGCGCTGTGGGACAACGGCCCGCGCTGGTGGCTGGTGGAGGCCGCATCGGCCGCCCGGTTGCGCAGCCTGCGCCCGGACTTCGCCGGGATCGCCGCATGGAGCAACGCCACCGCGTCCACTGGCGTGGCGGTGTTTGCCTTCGAGGACGGCGCCGACCACCAGCTGGCGGTGCGCGCGTTCTGCCCCGGCGATGCCGTGAACGTGCCGGAAGATCCGGTCACCGGCAGCGCCAATGCCGCGATCGCCGCCTGCCTGCACCGGCAGGGCCGGTTGCCGGGCGATGGCCACAGCTACGTCGCCAGCCAGGGCCGCGAACTCGGCCGCGATGGCCGGGTGGCGGTGCGCGTGGACGCCGAGGGCGACGTCTGGATCGGCGGCCAGGTGCAGCAGGTGATCGCCGGCACGCTGGACTGGTAACCTGCGCGGCCCCTCCGACGGCCTTCCCCCATGCCGCGCCGCTACGTGCAACTCGATGTGTTCGCCTCCCGTCCTGGCGACGGCAATCCGCTGGCCGTGGTGCTGGAGGCGCAGGGACTGGACGACGCCACCATGCAGGCGATCGCGCGCTGGACGCGACTGCCGGAAACCACCTTCGTGTTCCCGCCCACCACGCCGGAAGCGACCCACGCCATCCGCATCTTCAGCCCGCGCCGCGAGGTGCCATTCGCCGGCCATCCCAGCGTCGGTACCGCGTATGCGCTGCTGGATGCGGGACTGGTGACGCCACGTGACGGACTGCTGGTGCAACAGGGCATCGCCGGCAACCTGCCGCTGCGGGTGCATGGCGAGGGCGCCGCACGCACGGTGGCGGTGCGCACGCCGCGCGCCCGCGTGCAGGAAATCGCCGCGGCCGACGACACCCGCCTGGCCGCCGCACTTGCCGGCCTGCAGCTGGGCGCGCTGCCGCCGGTGCAGATGGACGGCGGTCGCCGCTGGTGGCTGGTGGAACTGGCCAGCGAAGCGCACCTGCGCAGCGCCGAACCCGACTGGGACGCCATCGCCGCGCTGGCCGAGGCCAGCGACAGCATGGGCCTGTTCGTCTATGCACGCAGCACGGATCCGGTCTACTACTACGCCGTGCGCGCCTTCGTCGGCGCACCGGCGCGCTTCGAGGACGCCGCATCCGGCGCCGCCAACGCCACCCTTGCGGCATGGTTGGCCGAACGCGATGCCCTGCCCTCCAGCGGCGGCTTCTACCGCATCAGCCAAGGCCGCGAAGTGGGCCATGACGCCATCATCGAACTCACCGTCGATGCCGACGGCGAAGTCTGGTCCGGTGGCCGCGCGGCGACGGTGGTGACGGGCGTGCTGGAGTGGCCGGAGGCCTGACCTTCCGGCGGGTGGGCGGTGCGGGGCGGCCGTCGTCCTGCGGGGGCGTGTGAGATTTTCCGCGCTGGCACGAATCATGGAATCGAGAGGCGCGAAGGCCGCGCCGGGGTTTCCATGACTACACTCACCTCCATTGCCGCCATGAACACGCCCGACGCCCGAGCCGCCTTCGGCACGCTGTTGCAGCAACACGCCGGGATCGTGTTCAAGATCGCCCGCAGCTATGCGCGCGGCGCCGAGGACCGCGCCGACCTTGCGCAGGAAATCGCCGCCCAGCTCTGGCACGCCTGGCCGAAGTACGACCCGGCGCGCAGCTTCAGCACCTGGATGTACCGGATCGCGCTGAACGTGGCGATCGGCCATCTGCGCCAGCAGGAGCTGCGGCGCCGGCACGACGCCGTGCCGCTGGACGACGCCCTGCACGACGTGGCGGATGCGAATGCCCCAGACCCGGAACAGGCACAGCACCTGCGCCTGCTGCAGGGTTTCATCGCCCGCCAGCCGCCGCTGGACCGCGCCCTGCTGCTGCTCTACCTCGACGATCGCCCGCAGCGCGAGATCGCGGAGATCCTCGGGATCAGCGAAAGCAATGTCTCCACCAAGATCGGGCGGCTGAAACAGCGCATCCGCGACGCTTTCTGAGCAACGACCATGCACACGACGATGGACACCGCCATGGAACTCGACGACTTCAAATCCGCCTGGCAGGCGCTGGACGCACGACTGACCCGCCAGGACCGCCTGCAGCTGGAACTGCTGCGCGAACACCGGCTGCACCAGGCCCGCCGCAATCTGCGCCCTCTGCATATCGGCCTGTTGTTCCAGGCGCTGCTCGGCATCGGGCTGGTGGTGCTGGGCGTGGCCTGCTGGAAGCGCAACCTCGATATCCCCGGCCTGCTGGCGGCGGGCATCGCCCTGCACGCCTTCGGCGTCCTCAACATCGCCTTTGCCGGCATCCTCACCGGGTTGGCCGCGGGCATTGACCTGGCCGCGCCGGTGCTGGCCATCCAGAAGCGCCTGCGCCTGCTGCTGCGGCTGCAGACGCTGAACTCGAACCTGTGCGGCGCGCCGTGGTGGATCCTGTGGGTGGTGGTGGTGATCGGCTTCACCGGTTTGGCGCCGACACCGCCCGCCACGACCACCCCGGCCTGGATCTGGATCAGCCTGGCCCTGGGCGTGGTCGGCACGCTGGTGACCTGGGCGTGGGCGGCACGCGCCGCGGGCAGGCCCGACAGCCTGCATGCACGCATCGACGACGGCACCGGTGGCATCCGCCGCACCCTGCACCTGCTCGACGACCTCGAGCGCTTCGAGCGCGACTGAGTTTCGGACGGACGCAACATCGCCCGCAAACGAAACCGGCCGCAATCGCGGCCGGTTTCATGCGTGGTACCGCTCCCGGCTTACTGCGCCTTGACCGGCGCCAGCCGCAGGTCCTGGAAGTCGAAGCTGAAGTCGGTCAGCGGCGACACCGGCTCCATCCGCAGCTCGCGGATGTTGCCGTCCGGATCCAACGAGAAGTTGACGAAGGCGTCGGCGTTCAGGCTGCGGTCGCGCCAGCGCACGATGAAGCTGTCGTGCTGCCAGTGCTCGATGTCGCCCAGCAGCTCGGCGGTCTTGCTGAACTGCATCTCCAGCCCGTTCTTGCCCTGCCGGATGACGACATCGCCGTACCACGGATCACGGTAGGTACCGGCGTATTTCGCCAGCGGCAGCGAGGGCTTGCTGGCGGCGTCGCGCGCGGCGACGTGCTTCTGCCAGTCCTCGTCGGCATTGCCCTGCGCCCTGGCGAACGCGGCGGCATAACCCTTGAGCCAGTCGTTGCCGCTCTTGCCCAGCATCATGTCCATCGCTTCGTAGGTGATCGCGTTGAAGGCCACGCCCGCCTCCGCACTGGTCAGTACCACCACGCCGATCTTCTCGTTCGGCAGCAGGGTCAGGCGCGATACCTGGCCCGGCCAGCCGCCGGTGTGCCAGACCAGTTTGTGGCCGGCGTAGTCGGATACCTGCCAGCCCTGCGCATAGCCCATCGCGTTGGGGGTGGCCACGGCCAGCTCGGGGATGGACGGCTTGCCGACCGGGATCGGCGTCAGCACCGTCCACATCTCGCGCTGGCGCTGCTCCGCGAACAGGCGCTTGGCCTTTTCGCCCTCACCCGAAATCACGCCGCCGGCAAGCTGGACGTTCATCCACTTGGCGATGTCATGCACGCTGGAATAGATGCCACCGGCACCGGAGACGTTGCGCCAGCTGGTCACGCCGACCGGCCGCAGGTCCTTGAAGTCGAACTTGGCGTGGCCGGTGGCGACGTTGTCGCCGGGCTTGAGCCCATCGCTGTTGTAGCGCGTCTCCTTCATGCCCAGCGGTTCGAAGATGCGGGTTTCCAGGAACTTCTGGAACGACATGCCGGATGCGGCTTCCACCACCAACCCGGCGACGCCGAACAGGATGTTGTCGTAGGCGTACTGCTCGCGGAAGCCGCCGGTCAGCGGCACGTCCTTCAGGCGTTCCGCCACCTCGCGCGTGGTGTAGGTGGTGGTCGGCCAGTACAGCAGGTCGCCCGCGCCCAGACTGAGGCCGCTGCGGTGCGCCAGCAGGTCGCGGATGCGCATTTCACGTGTCACGTAGGCATCGCTCATGCGGAACCACGGCAGGTGGTCGATGACCCGGTCGGTGGTCTTCAGCTTGCCCTCGTCCTGCAACATGTTCAGCGCCGCGGCGGTAAACGCCTTGGTGTTGGACGCGATGGCGAACATGGTGTGTTCGTCCACCTTCGCCGGCTTGCCCAGCTCGCGCACGCCATAGCCGCGCGCCATCACCACCTCCCCGTCCTTGACGATGGCCACTGCCACGCCGGGCACATCGAACTGCTTCTGCACCGCTTCGACGTAGGCATCGAAGCGGGCCAGCCGCGCCGCATCCGGCAGCGGCGCAGCCAGCGGCGCGCGGGTGTCGTCGATCAGGAACGGCCGCGATACGGTCCGCTCGGCCTGCTGCGCCGAC from Thermomonas sp. XSG encodes the following:
- a CDS encoding sigma-70 family RNA polymerase sigma factor; protein product: MNTPDARAAFGTLLQQHAGIVFKIARSYARGAEDRADLAQEIAAQLWHAWPKYDPARSFSTWMYRIALNVAIGHLRQQELRRRHDAVPLDDALHDVADANAPDPEQAQHLRLLQGFIARQPPLDRALLLLYLDDRPQREIAEILGISESNVSTKIGRLKQRIRDAF
- a CDS encoding PhzF family phenazine biosynthesis protein, which translates into the protein MPRRYVQLDVFASRPGDGNPLAVVLEAQGLDDATMQAIARWTRLPETTFVFPPTTPEATHAIRIFSPRREVPFAGHPSVGTAYALLDAGLVTPRDGLLVQQGIAGNLPLRVHGEGAARTVAVRTPRARVQEIAAADDTRLAAALAGLQLGALPPVQMDGGRRWWLVELASEAHLRSAEPDWDAIAALAEASDSMGLFVYARSTDPVYYYAVRAFVGAPARFEDAASGAANATLAAWLAERDALPSSGGFYRISQGREVGHDAIIELTVDADGEVWSGGRAATVVTGVLEWPEA
- a CDS encoding serine hydrolase, giving the protein MRIAPLAVALALTLATAAPVSAQQAERTVSRPFLIDDTRAPLAAPLPDAARLARFDAYVEAVQKQFDVPGVAVAIVKDGEVVMARGYGVRELGKPAKVDEHTMFAIASNTKAFTAAALNMLQDEGKLKTTDRVIDHLPWFRMSDAYVTREMRIRDLLAHRSGLSLGAGDLLYWPTTTYTTREVAERLKDVPLTGGFREQYAYDNILFGVAGLVVEAASGMSFQKFLETRIFEPLGMKETRYNSDGLKPGDNVATGHAKFDFKDLRPVGVTSWRNVSGAGGIYSSVHDIAKWMNVQLAGGVISGEGEKAKRLFAEQRQREMWTVLTPIPVGKPSIPELAVATPNAMGYAQGWQVSDYAGHKLVWHTGGWPGQVSRLTLLPNEKIGVVVLTSAEAGVAFNAITYEAMDMMLGKSGNDWLKGYAAAFARAQGNADEDWQKHVAARDAASKPSLPLAKYAGTYRDPWYGDVVIRQGKNGLEMQFSKTAELLGDIEHWQHDSFIVRWRDRSLNADAFVNFSLDPDGNIRELRMEPVSPLTDFSFDFQDLRLAPVKAQ
- a CDS encoding bifunctional aspartate kinase/diaminopimelate decarboxylase; its protein translation is MSPSFPASNDCWLVLKFGGTSVSKRTRWDNIGKLAAARARDFDARVLVVVSALSGVTNELTAIADGAADSAERIAKLDARHREFVAGLDLDAGAVLGERLAALHALLADPRAPARTLDWQAEVLGQGELLSSTIGAAYLRAQGLDIGWMDARDWLDALPPQPNQSAWSQRLSVNCRWQGSADWRVHFASQPTRLLITQGFISRHQDGGTAILGRGGSDTSAAYFGALLGARRVEIWTDVPGMFSANPREVPDARLLTRLDYYEAQEIATTGAKVLHPRSLRPCRNAGVPMAILDTERPELPGTSIDDAAAAVPGVKAISRRNGIVLVSMEGIGMWQQVGFLADVFALFKQHGLSVDLIGSAETNVTVSLDPSENLVNTDVLAALSADLSAICRVKIIVPCAAITLVGRGMRSLLHKLQDVWAMFGRENVHLISQSSNDLNLTFVVDEAAADGMLPKLHAALIDAGAMPVHEEAVFGPRWREIEGTFRPRPAPWWQAPAERDALLQLAQAGTPRYAYHLPTVRARAAQLKAIAAVDRRYFAVKANPHPEILRTLADEGFGLECVSLGEIERVFEALPGFDPQRVLFTPSFAPIAEYQAALARGVTVTVDNVELLQRWPEVFRGRALWLRIDLGHGDGHHEKVNTGGKEAKFGLSAQRVDEFVDLARALDVRITGLHAHLGSGIETIGHWQEVVDELAGFARRIGSVEVLDIGGGLPIPYTDDDEPFDLPTWAAGLAAIKAVHPAFQLAIEPGRFLVAEAGVLLARATQVVEKDEVLRVGLDAGMNALIRPALYDAWHDIHNLSRLDDGAQRDFDVVGPICESSDVFGHRVKLPAATAPDDVMLIADAGAYGFSMASAYNLRALPAEAVLPDAVEPRSNAIEQP
- a CDS encoding PhzF family phenazine biosynthesis protein, which translates into the protein MARRYMQLDVFAARPGQGNPLGVVLDAQDLDGTSMQALAAWLNLSETVFFLPPDSGADYRIRIFTPGSELPFAGHPSVGAAWAAAQLGLAQPRAGALVQQCGAGLLPVRIEAEGARLLPSVRSPRARELARHEGPLPAGLEALAAPGIAAALWDNGPRWWLVEAASAARLRSLRPDFAGIAAWSNATASTGVAVFAFEDGADHQLAVRAFCPGDAVNVPEDPVTGSANAAIAACLHRQGRLPGDGHSYVASQGRELGRDGRVAVRVDAEGDVWIGGQVQQVIAGTLDW